From a region of the Agrobacterium tumefaciens genome:
- the pdxY gene encoding pyridoxal kinase PdxY yields MQENTQGAVIVISSHVMRGSVGNRAAVFALETLGFPVWAVPTIVMPWHPGHGPSTRMRFQDDDFDKAMTDLENAKWVGEVKAVLTGYFGSASQVRSVARMIRNLKEKNPALVYACDPVMGDKGGLYIPEETAAAIRDELIPLATLATPNRYELAWMSGAELETNNAIMDAALALGPSKMLVTSAVPMMAGGTGNLYLSGKHALLAEHRAIEDAPNGLGDLISALFLARLLEGMDDEKALQLATASVFEVLARTKKRDMNELTLETDSASLSTPMAMVQTRHLLHPSRSRRK; encoded by the coding sequence ATGCAGGAAAATACCCAGGGCGCTGTCATCGTTATTTCCAGCCATGTGATGCGCGGATCGGTCGGCAACCGTGCCGCCGTCTTCGCTCTGGAAACGCTGGGCTTTCCGGTCTGGGCTGTCCCGACCATTGTCATGCCCTGGCATCCCGGCCACGGCCCCTCCACCCGGATGAGATTTCAGGACGATGATTTCGACAAGGCCATGACCGACCTCGAAAACGCGAAGTGGGTTGGCGAGGTCAAGGCCGTCCTGACCGGCTACTTCGGAAGTGCATCACAGGTCCGTTCCGTTGCCCGCATGATCCGCAACCTCAAGGAAAAGAACCCCGCACTGGTCTATGCCTGCGATCCGGTGATGGGCGATAAGGGCGGCCTCTATATTCCCGAGGAGACGGCCGCGGCCATCCGCGACGAACTCATCCCATTGGCAACACTCGCAACCCCCAATCGGTACGAACTCGCCTGGATGAGCGGCGCAGAACTCGAGACCAACAACGCGATCATGGATGCGGCACTGGCACTCGGTCCGTCGAAGATGCTCGTGACCTCGGCTGTGCCGATGATGGCTGGCGGCACCGGCAATCTCTACCTCAGCGGCAAACACGCACTCCTGGCCGAACACCGTGCCATCGAGGATGCGCCCAACGGCCTGGGCGATCTGATATCGGCCCTTTTCCTTGCCCGGCTATTGGAAGGCATGGATGATGAAAAGGCGCTGCAACTGGCCACAGCGAGCGTGTTTGAAGTCCTCGCCAGAACCAAAAAACGCGACATGAACGAATTGACGCTTGAAACCGATTCCGCCAGCCTTTCCACGCCAATGGCCATGGTACAAACGCGTCATCTCTTGCATCCTTCACGCAGCAGGCGCAAATAG
- a CDS encoding carbonic anhydrase, which yields MKDFPENLLNGYKNFMAGRYADERERYRVLAETGQKPQTLFIACCDSRSAPETIFDCGPGELFVVRNVANMVPPFEPDGQYHATSAAIEYAVQVLKVKDIVVMGHGRCGGIQAALDPNLEPLSPGDFIGKWMNLVKSAAEQIQSNDVMTPSERQTALERVSIRNSIANLRAFPFVKAQETAGKVKLHGAWFDISTGELWVMDNKTGDFRRPEL from the coding sequence ATGAAAGATTTTCCAGAAAACCTTCTGAACGGTTACAAGAACTTCATGGCCGGTCGCTACGCCGACGAGCGCGAACGATATCGCGTTCTGGCGGAAACCGGCCAGAAGCCGCAAACCCTGTTCATTGCCTGTTGCGACTCCCGTTCTGCACCGGAAACGATTTTCGATTGCGGACCGGGCGAGCTTTTCGTGGTCAGAAACGTCGCCAACATGGTGCCGCCCTTCGAGCCGGATGGTCAGTATCACGCGACGTCTGCGGCAATCGAATATGCCGTGCAGGTGCTGAAGGTGAAGGACATCGTGGTCATGGGCCATGGCCGCTGCGGTGGCATTCAGGCAGCCCTCGACCCCAATCTGGAACCGTTGTCGCCCGGCGACTTCATCGGCAAATGGATGAATCTGGTCAAATCGGCCGCCGAACAGATCCAGAGCAACGACGTCATGACACCTTCCGAGCGGCAAACGGCACTGGAGCGCGTCTCCATCCGCAATTCCATCGCCAACCTTCGCGCGTTCCCGTTTGTGAAAGCGCAGGAAACAGCCGGCAAGGTCAAGCTGCACGGCGCCTGGTTCGACATTTCGACCGGCGAATTGTGGGTGATGGATAACAAAACGGGCGACTTTCGCCGCCCGGAACTTTGA
- a CDS encoding lytic transglycosylase: protein MRVMKAILAGTAMVSVLVATPVLAAQCGNTSAGFGAWVGAFKQEAVGRGVSASVLDRAFAGVSYNQATIRADRGQHSFKLSFDQFMQKRGGQAIISRGKTMKKNNAALFASIEKAYGVPAGPLLAIWGMETGFGGFMGNQHTLSAVATLSYDCRRSDYFTEQLYAALKLVGNGSLNVNAKGAAHGEIGQTQFLPLNVVRYGVDFDRDGRVDLVGSRADALASTANFLVGHGWQRGAGYQQGQTNFAAIQGWNAASVYQQAIAFIGKAIDGQ, encoded by the coding sequence ATGCGGGTTATGAAGGCAATCCTGGCCGGTACGGCCATGGTTTCGGTTTTGGTCGCGACGCCGGTTCTGGCTGCGCAGTGTGGTAACACCTCGGCCGGATTCGGCGCATGGGTTGGCGCGTTCAAGCAGGAAGCGGTGGGCCGTGGCGTCAGCGCCTCCGTGCTCGACCGTGCCTTTGCCGGCGTTTCCTACAATCAGGCGACCATTCGCGCTGACCGCGGACAGCACAGCTTCAAACTGTCTTTCGACCAGTTCATGCAGAAGCGTGGTGGCCAGGCGATCATTTCGCGCGGCAAGACGATGAAGAAGAACAATGCTGCATTGTTCGCATCGATCGAAAAAGCCTACGGCGTTCCTGCAGGTCCTCTCCTGGCAATCTGGGGCATGGAAACCGGTTTTGGCGGCTTCATGGGCAACCAGCACACGCTGTCTGCCGTTGCGACGCTCTCCTACGACTGCCGTCGTTCTGACTATTTCACCGAGCAGCTCTATGCTGCCCTCAAGCTGGTGGGGAACGGCTCCCTGAATGTCAACGCCAAGGGCGCAGCTCACGGCGAGATCGGCCAGACGCAGTTCCTGCCGCTCAACGTCGTACGCTACGGTGTGGATTTCGACCGCGACGGCCGCGTCGATCTGGTTGGCTCGCGCGCCGATGCATTGGCGTCGACGGCAAACTTCCTGGTCGGTCACGGCTGGCAGCGCGGTGCGGGTTACCAGCAGGGCCAGACGAACTTCGCCGCCATTCAGGGCTGGAACGCTGCCAGTGTTTACCAGCAGGCAATTGCCTTCATCGGCAAGGCGATCGACGGCCAGTAA